The DNA sequence CTGTACGTCAGCAAGATACTGAATTGTCAATATAAAACGATGGTTTTATGCTAAAGTTTTGCCTCAAATAAGAATTCATGGAAAGCGAATAAATTTTCCAAAGGTTGTGTTGTAGAAGAAAAGAAATCGCTTACTTTTCGGAATCACACTTTAACGCTATTCATCGTTTGGTCGAAAAAGTCATAACCCTCGATAATGTCTCGCTCATCGATTTTCTGGGCGTAGAAAACAACAATATTAAAGAAGTGGCAGCCGCATTTCCCATGAGTAAAATCATCTCGCGGGGCAATGAAATCCGAATCAAAGGCACCACGCCCGAAATCAGTCGGATCAGCGATATTCTGGATTCGCTGATGGAACATTACCAGCGGTACGGGAAGGTGACCCACGAAAATGTGCAGACGTACCTCACCAACGGTGGCTTCCCAACCAGTGGCCCTACACCACCCGTTCCGCCCGACGATGACGAAGTACTCGTGTATGGTACCCGCGGTGTTGTGGTGCGGGCCAAGACCGACAACCAGAAACGGCTGGTCGAAGCCGCCGAGAAGTACGACCTGGTATTTGCCATTGGTCCCGCCGGTACGGGTAAAACCTACACCGCTGTAGCCATTGCCGTTCGGGCGCTGAAGAATAAAGAGGTCAAGAAAATAATCATTACGCGGCCCGCCGTGGAGGCAGGGGAGAACCTGGGTTTTCTGCCCGGCGACTTAAAGGAGAAAATTGATCCATACCTGCGGCCCATTTACGACGCGCTCGATGACATGATTCCGGCCGAAAAGCTGAAATTCTACACCGAGAACCGGATCATCGAAATTGCCCCGCTGGCCTACATGCGGGGACGAACGCTGAACAACGCTTTCATTCTGCTCGACGAAGCGCAAAACACGACGCCCATGCAGATGAAGATGTTCCTGACCCGGATGGGTCCAACGTCGAAGGCAATTATTACCGGCGACCGGTCGCAGATCGACTTGCCGAACAAACAAAAGTCGGGTCTGATCGAGTCGGTCGATATTTTGAAGAACATAAAAGGCATTTCGTTCGTCGAACTCGATGGTCGCGATGTCGTGCGGCACCGGCTCGTGCGGGAGATCATTACGGCGTATGAAAATGCAGGGCAGTAACCACCAGAGTAGCATTCTCCGAACCGGCTGGCGTTGGCTGGCCGGTTCTTTTTTGAGTTTTTACGCCGTAACAGCCGTAGCCCAATCCACGGCCGAGCCGCCCCTGCAACGCTGTGGTACGGTGGAATACGAAAAAGTACTGCAACAGCGTAACCCCAACCGGTTGCGGCAGTTGAACGAGTTGAACCGCCAGCTTCAGCTTGCTGAATCGAACAGCGTTTTCCTGCGGCAGGCCGCTGACGATGTCGTGTACCGTATCCCGGTGGTCGTACACGTCGTACACAGCACAGCATCGGGCCAGATTGGCGGGACGAACAATGTCAATATTTCCGACGAACAGATTGCCTCACAAATTGCGGTGCTGAATGAAGATTACCGGCGGCAACCCGGTACCAACGGATTCAACACGAACCCCGTTGGGGCCGACGCCCAGATCGAATTTTTTCTGGCAACAACTGATCCCAGCGGTCAGCCAACGACCGGCATCACCCGGCATTATTACGCGCAGAAATCGTCTTTCGATGTTTTCAGCGACGATGTACTGCTGTCGCAGATTGCCTACTGGCCCAGCGACCGGTACCTGAACATCTGGGTGACCAAGGTGGATGGCTATCTGGGTTTCACGCAGTTCCCGACCATGGCGGATACGCTGAGCGGCTTACCGGCCAACACGAATGAATTTGTGGACGGGTCTATTATCGACTACCGGTATTTTGGACGCCAAATCGGTACGGTACAAAGTCCAACCTATTGCTGTGGCCGGACGGCTACTCACGAAATCGGACACTGGCTCGGGTTGATTCATACCTGGGGCGATGCCGTTTGTGGTAACGATTATGTTGCCGACACACCACCGGCCGAAGGGGCGAACCAAACCGTTAACTGCCGGGAGTTGTTTTCTACCTGCTCCGGTCAGCGTACGCGGAACATGATCGAAAATTACATGGATTACTCCCCCGATCTGTGCATGAACGTATTTACCCAGGGGCAGGTCGATCGGATGCGGGCGGTACTCCGCCTGAGTCCCCGGCGATTCCGGCTCATCCAGTCGACTATGACGCCCCTGGCCGAAACGGACAACCTGACGATTAACGCTTATCCGAACCCGGCTGTCAACGACCTTACTGTCGATGTTCAGTTGAAAGGGTTTCAGTCCTTCACGGTTGAGCTGACAGATTTGTCAGGTAGGTTGTTAAGGATTTCTTCATTTGTTGATTCGCCCAGTACGCGCGTTACGCTGGCAACCAGCCAACTAGCCACGGGGCTGTACATGGTACGGGTGAAAACGGCCACCGAGTCGGTAAGCACGCGGTTACTGGTCAAGTAATTCCGTGGGCTGCCCGTTATAAACGATCACGGTATGATTGAAATATTACAAATTTCCGGCCCCGCCGATCTCGACGTGGCGTTCAGCATTCGGAGAAAGGTTTTTGTTGAGGAACAGAACGTATCGGCCGAAGAAGAGTATGATGAATTTGAAACAACTAGTACGCATTTTCTGGCGCGGGTAGACTCGGTACCCTGCGGTACGGCCCGTTGGCGCCGGACCTCCAATGGTGTGAAACTGGAGCGCTTTGCCGTTCTGAAAGAGTACCGGGGCCAGGGCGTTGCCAAAGCGCTGGTACGGGCCGTTCTGAACGATGTGTTCAGCCAGCAGCCCGAACCCATCGAGCGGATTTACCTCCATGCGCAGGTATCAGCTATGCCTCTCTACGCCGGATTTGGCTTTGTTCCGGTAGGGCCCGTTTTTGACGAAGCGGGTATCCAGCACCAGAAAATGGTTTTACCCGGTTCATCCTACTCCATTCAATGACGCGACACCCCTTTGTGCGCTACACATTGGGGTTTGTGCTGGGTATTCTCTTCTATGTCTACTTACCCGACTGGTATGCCTTGCCCTGGGTAGCCGCAGGAGTAGGTGGAACGTTACTTGTTCGGGGGTATCTCCGGTACCGAAAGCAACACGTAAAACCCATTCAGGCTTTACAGGGCATTGGCGGGTTGCTGGTACTGGGCGCGCTGGGCTGGGTCACTACGTACCAGCATACAGCCAGCAATCGCCCCGATAACCTGCTCAACCGGACGGACACACTATATGCCTACGTGGGTATCGTGGCTGCGCAGCCCGAAGAGCGGGCCAAAACCTACCGGGTCGAATTGGATCTGCAACGGGGTCGGTTCGGGCCGGGTAAGGGGTTGCCTGAGCAGGTCAGTTCCCACTGGCAACGGGTGAGCGGCCGGGTCATTGTGTACCTCGATAAGCAGGGGACTACACAGCCGCGCTACGGTGAGATGTGGCTGGTGTCGGGCTCACCCCGGCCTATTGACCCACCGCTGAACCCCGGCGAATTTGATTACCGGCGGTATCTTCGCTACCGGTCTATTTACCACCAGCAGTACCTCCGGCCGTTCCAGCGCCGTATTCTTGCCAGCCGTCCACCCAACCCCATTACACAGGTAGCGACCTCCGTCAACCGCTGGGCCGATAGTGTTTTCACGCAGCAGGTCGGGAGCCGGGCCGAATACGGCATTGTCAATGCCATGATTCTGGGCGTTCGCGACGATCTGGACACCGAGATGTACCGTGTCTATTCGGTGGCCGGAGCCGTACATATCCTGTCGGTTTCCGGCATGCACGTCGGCATTCTGTTCTCGGTGCTCACGCTGCTGCTTGGATTTCTCCTGAAACGACCCCGGGGGAAATGGCTGATGGCTGTGCTGCAGTTACTCATCCTGTGGTTCTATACCCTCGCTACGGGATTTTCGCCCCCTGTACTCCGGTCGGCCGCGATGTTCACGATTCTAATCCTGGCGAACGCGTCGGGACGCCAGCAGCAACTGGCCAATACCCTCGGCGTATCGGCTTTTTTTATTCTCTGCTACGATCCCTATGCACTGTTCTCGGCCGGGTTTCAGTTGTCTTACCTCGCGGTAGCGGGTATCGGCGCCTGGCAGTCACCCCTGTTCCTGTCCCTGACTTTTCGGTACAAGCTCGTGAACCGGCTGTGGGAGATAACAGCCGTGGCAATCGTTGCGCAACTGATTACCTTTCCGTTGGGGGTCTTCTACTTCCACCAGTTTCCAACTTACTTTTTGCTGGCTAACCCCGCCGTTATGGTATTATCGTTTCTACTGTTGCCGCTGGCGATGGTCGTGCTGGCGGTAAGCGGGGTCCCCTACGTAAATGAATGGCTGGGCTGGTGCCTGCAGAAACTGGCCTGGCTTCTCAACGCTACCGTGACCCAGACGAGCCTGCTGCCGGGAGCGGCCTGGGAGGGCCTCTGGCTATCGCCGGGCGCGTTACTACTGCTGTACGCAATGATTCTGTGCAGTGTAGCTGCGTTAGTATACCGTAACCAGCAGTACATCTGGGCTACCTACGGAGCCGCCCTGCTCCTGGCGGGGCTACTGGTATGGGACGATTACGGGCAACGCCATCAGCAAAAGATAGCCGTTCATTTCCTGCCTCACCGAACCGCCGTCAGTCTGACCGGGGGGCGGGCCAGTATTCTGCTTACCGACCTCGATACGGCTGACCGGCGTTCCTACGATTTTTACCTGAAAAATACCTTTGGCCAGTGGGGCGTTACGGCATTGACCGTGGCACCGGTCAGGCAGTCGCCCGGCTTATCCGCCCGCAGCCCGGCGGGTGGGCAAACGCCGGACTATGGCCTGTGGGTCTGGCGGGGGAAAACCCTGCTGCTCGTCAATAACCTGTCGGGGCGGAACCGCTGGAAACTACCGGCCATTGTCGACTACCTGATTATCCGCCGGAATGCACTGCGGGATTGGGATCAGCTAACCGGGCGGGTGGTTGCGCGGCATATCATCTTCGACGATTCGAACAAAACCCCATTGACCGATAGACTGCTGCGGGAAGCTGATGCCCGGGGGATTGCCTGCTTTTCGGTGCGGCAGATGGGGGCTTATGTTGCGGATCTCGACTGATACGAACCCGTTCTGGAATGACATGACGATGGGATGAATTGCTTCCCCAATCCCCAAACTTTTCCCACAAACAGTCCGTTAGCTACCTATATGGAAACGCTCGAAAAAATCCGTAAGACGTACACCGAATACGTTCTTGAACACGGACACCAACCCACCTCCGTCTTCCAGTTTGCAAAGAAACTGAAACTGGCCGAAGCCGACTTTTACACGCACTATGCATCGTTCGACGCGATTGAAGCCGATATCTGGCTGGCGTTTTTTTCGGAAGCGAAGGCGACCGTCGAAGGCGATGATACGTACCAGGGGTATTCTGTTCGGGAGAAACTGCTGGCTTTCTACTACACCTGGATCGAGTTGCTGAAAGGGCAGCGCAGCTTTGTGGTATACAGCTACGGACGGCTGAAAGAAGGGGCAATGGTTAGTCCAACGTCGCGAGCCGGTTTGCAGGCACGCCGGGCGGGTATGGAAGCCCAGAGCCGGGTGTTGCACCCGTTCAAAGACGCGTTCTTCGACTACGCCCGTGATCTGCTGGCTGAGGGTCGGGAGAGTAAGGAAGTGGAGCCCCGACCGTTTGTTACCGATCGGTATCCTAACGCGTTGTGGCGCCAGACCCTCTTCCTGCTCGATTTCTGGGTGAAAGACGTGAGTAAAAATTTCGAGAAAACCGACACCGCTATCGAGAAAGCCGTCAATACCTCGTTCGACCTGATTGGTCGTTCGCCCCTTGACACCCTGTTCGATTTTGCCAAATTCATTTACCAAAACAAATAGCAGTCATTCCGTTGATGAGGCTGTAGTCGAAACCGTACTTACCGACTCACCAACGGACTGCCCAGTAATGTATGAAAACCCAAAACTCCGTCCCGACGACCAAAGTTGCCCGTGCCAGCCAGTTCATGAAGGCCGGAGTAAAGGTTGGCGGCAATTACATTAAGCATTACAGTAAAAAACTGCTCGATCCCAGCCGTTCCAAGGAGGAACTGCACCAGGATAATGCAGCCGATATTTACGAGGCATTGAGCGAGTTGAAAGGATCTGCCCTAAAAATGGCGCAGATGCTGAGCATGGACCGGGGCCTGTTGCCTGTAGCCTATTCCGACAAATTCACGATGGCGCAGTACTCGGCTCCACCGCTGTCGGGGCCGCTGGTTGTGAAAACGTTCAAAACCTATTTTGGTAAATCGCCGTCGCAGCTGTTCGATAAGTTCGAAATCGAAGCCGTCAATGCGGCCAGTATCGGGCAGGTCCACCAGGCGTGGAAAGATGGCAAAAAGCTGGCGGTGAAAGTGCAGTATCCCGGCGTTGCTGACGCGGTAACCTCCGATCTGCGGATTGCCAAGCCGCTGGCCGTTACGCTGCTCAACCTCAACGAACGCGACATTGACCGGTATATGGGTGAAGTAGAAGCTAAGCTGCTTGAAGAAACGGATTACGATCTGGAGCTGAAACGGTCCATCGAAATATCGGAAGCCTGCGCCCACATCAAGGATCTGGTGTTCCCCAGGTATTACCCCGAACTGTCGTCCAAGCGTATCCTGACAATGGACTGGCTCGACGGAATGCACCTGAAAGAATTTTTGAAAACGAATCCTTCCCAACAAGTTCGCAACCAGATTGGCCAGGCACTCTGGGATTTCTACGATTATCAGATCCACACCCTCCGGCAGGTTCACGCCGACCCGCACCCCGGCAATTTCCTGATGCGGCCTGATGGCACCATGGGCGTTATCGACTTCGGCTGCGTGAAGGTGATCCCCGACTTTTATTACGATAATTATTTCCGGCTGGTCAACCCCGACACGATCGAAGACGATAGGCTGACGGAGCAGATATTTGAAAATCTAGAATTTTTGACCCCGGCCGATTCGGCCAAAGACCGGGCGTTCTTCTCCGATCTGTTCAAGCAGATGATCCGGATGCTGGGCGAGCCGTTTGCCGTGGACGAGTTTGATTTTGGTGACGACCGGTACTTCAGCGAAGTGTACGCGTTTGCCGAAGGACTGACAAAAGTAGAGGAGCTGAAGAACTCGAAAGTGGCCCGGGGCTCGCAGGATGGGCTGTACGTAAACCGCACGTATTACGGTCTTTACGCCATGCTGAACGAACTGAAGGCGACCGTTGTGACGACCAAACCTGAGTGGCTCCGGTCGAAGAAAGTACTGGCGTAACGTTAGGTCAAGTTAAAAAAGGTTGATCGCGCGGGATCAGGTATACGTACCTGATCCCGCGCGACCAACCTTTTTACTGCTCGGCGGATTGATAAATTCGTTCGACCACTTCCTGTAAGATTGCTCCTTGCTCGCCGGTACACACGTTGGACGG is a window from the Spirosoma rigui genome containing:
- a CDS encoding TetR/AcrR family transcriptional regulator, which produces METLEKIRKTYTEYVLEHGHQPTSVFQFAKKLKLAEADFYTHYASFDAIEADIWLAFFSEAKATVEGDDTYQGYSVREKLLAFYYTWIELLKGQRSFVVYSYGRLKEGAMVSPTSRAGLQARRAGMEAQSRVLHPFKDAFFDYARDLLAEGRESKEVEPRPFVTDRYPNALWRQTLFLLDFWVKDVSKNFEKTDTAIEKAVNTSFDLIGRSPLDTLFDFAKFIYQNK
- a CDS encoding GNAT family N-acetyltransferase; this translates as MIEILQISGPADLDVAFSIRRKVFVEEQNVSAEEEYDEFETTSTHFLARVDSVPCGTARWRRTSNGVKLERFAVLKEYRGQGVAKALVRAVLNDVFSQQPEPIERIYLHAQVSAMPLYAGFGFVPVGPVFDEAGIQHQKMVLPGSSYSIQ
- a CDS encoding ComEC/Rec2 family competence protein, with amino-acid sequence MTRHPFVRYTLGFVLGILFYVYLPDWYALPWVAAGVGGTLLVRGYLRYRKQHVKPIQALQGIGGLLVLGALGWVTTYQHTASNRPDNLLNRTDTLYAYVGIVAAQPEERAKTYRVELDLQRGRFGPGKGLPEQVSSHWQRVSGRVIVYLDKQGTTQPRYGEMWLVSGSPRPIDPPLNPGEFDYRRYLRYRSIYHQQYLRPFQRRILASRPPNPITQVATSVNRWADSVFTQQVGSRAEYGIVNAMILGVRDDLDTEMYRVYSVAGAVHILSVSGMHVGILFSVLTLLLGFLLKRPRGKWLMAVLQLLILWFYTLATGFSPPVLRSAAMFTILILANASGRQQQLANTLGVSAFFILCYDPYALFSAGFQLSYLAVAGIGAWQSPLFLSLTFRYKLVNRLWEITAVAIVAQLITFPLGVFYFHQFPTYFLLANPAVMVLSFLLLPLAMVVLAVSGVPYVNEWLGWCLQKLAWLLNATVTQTSLLPGAAWEGLWLSPGALLLLYAMILCSVAALVYRNQQYIWATYGAALLLAGLLVWDDYGQRHQQKIAVHFLPHRTAVSLTGGRASILLTDLDTADRRSYDFYLKNTFGQWGVTALTVAPVRQSPGLSARSPAGGQTPDYGLWVWRGKTLLLVNNLSGRNRWKLPAIVDYLIIRRNALRDWDQLTGRVVARHIIFDDSNKTPLTDRLLREADARGIACFSVRQMGAYVADLD
- a CDS encoding M43 family zinc metalloprotease, coding for MKMQGSNHQSSILRTGWRWLAGSFLSFYAVTAVAQSTAEPPLQRCGTVEYEKVLQQRNPNRLRQLNELNRQLQLAESNSVFLRQAADDVVYRIPVVVHVVHSTASGQIGGTNNVNISDEQIASQIAVLNEDYRRQPGTNGFNTNPVGADAQIEFFLATTDPSGQPTTGITRHYYAQKSSFDVFSDDVLLSQIAYWPSDRYLNIWVTKVDGYLGFTQFPTMADTLSGLPANTNEFVDGSIIDYRYFGRQIGTVQSPTYCCGRTATHEIGHWLGLIHTWGDAVCGNDYVADTPPAEGANQTVNCRELFSTCSGQRTRNMIENYMDYSPDLCMNVFTQGQVDRMRAVLRLSPRRFRLIQSTMTPLAETDNLTINAYPNPAVNDLTVDVQLKGFQSFTVELTDLSGRLLRISSFVDSPSTRVTLATSQLATGLYMVRVKTATESVSTRLLVK
- a CDS encoding PhoH family protein, with translation MVEKVITLDNVSLIDFLGVENNNIKEVAAAFPMSKIISRGNEIRIKGTTPEISRISDILDSLMEHYQRYGKVTHENVQTYLTNGGFPTSGPTPPVPPDDDEVLVYGTRGVVVRAKTDNQKRLVEAAEKYDLVFAIGPAGTGKTYTAVAIAVRALKNKEVKKIIITRPAVEAGENLGFLPGDLKEKIDPYLRPIYDALDDMIPAEKLKFYTENRIIEIAPLAYMRGRTLNNAFILLDEAQNTTPMQMKMFLTRMGPTSKAIITGDRSQIDLPNKQKSGLIESVDILKNIKGISFVELDGRDVVRHRLVREIITAYENAGQ
- a CDS encoding ABC1 kinase family protein; amino-acid sequence: MKTQNSVPTTKVARASQFMKAGVKVGGNYIKHYSKKLLDPSRSKEELHQDNAADIYEALSELKGSALKMAQMLSMDRGLLPVAYSDKFTMAQYSAPPLSGPLVVKTFKTYFGKSPSQLFDKFEIEAVNAASIGQVHQAWKDGKKLAVKVQYPGVADAVTSDLRIAKPLAVTLLNLNERDIDRYMGEVEAKLLEETDYDLELKRSIEISEACAHIKDLVFPRYYPELSSKRILTMDWLDGMHLKEFLKTNPSQQVRNQIGQALWDFYDYQIHTLRQVHADPHPGNFLMRPDGTMGVIDFGCVKVIPDFYYDNYFRLVNPDTIEDDRLTEQIFENLEFLTPADSAKDRAFFSDLFKQMIRMLGEPFAVDEFDFGDDRYFSEVYAFAEGLTKVEELKNSKVARGSQDGLYVNRTYYGLYAMLNELKATVVTTKPEWLRSKKVLA